A region of Salarchaeum japonicum DNA encodes the following proteins:
- a CDS encoding heavy-metal-associated domain-containing protein, producing MERKTIAVIGMSCNGCEQNVETALRNLDGVNRVEADHDADTVDVVLKDGVSDDDVNAAIEQAGYDVKA from the coding sequence ATGGAGCGAAAGACGATCGCCGTCATCGGGATGTCGTGCAACGGGTGCGAACAGAACGTGGAGACCGCCCTGCGAAACCTCGATGGTGTAAATCGGGTCGAGGCCGACCACGACGCTGACACGGTCGACGTCGTCCTCAAGGATGGAGTCTCAGACGACGACGTGAACGCGGCAATCGAACAGGCTGGCTATGACGTAAAGGCTTAA
- a CDS encoding DUF6610 family protein, protein MSLELSSSASTASDIAAARQADIVAFLHRAPFTLEAYELGFLPGFREDCGYQETQYQNLTLPVGMLDNDFQNPDLDRFVERFFEYEPQVGVIGDIYEPTDVDAHIAAAREIQDSFPDAEVIIVPKSQAVIDTIPDDIILGYSRGYADRLAHEFSDPTDWRGRRVHILGGSPPKQLDAIRQLTRPTLTDEPPADIVGLDWNGLHRGAQFGEFWTADGWDDSGRDASHVTVRKTVRHSLARIKAFWQSHGVWPDSAPHSDILEIEYEGPSPTDLDSAACTECEANVWTTRRGPFIAEYDTGVLCGYCSYECYFSHRHRNNLEEIAGEQSVYIPPA, encoded by the coding sequence ATGTCCCTCGAGCTGAGCTCCAGCGCCAGCACGGCGAGCGACATCGCTGCCGCCAGACAAGCCGACATCGTGGCGTTCCTCCATCGAGCGCCGTTCACTCTGGAGGCCTATGAGCTCGGTTTCCTTCCCGGCTTTCGGGAGGACTGCGGGTATCAGGAGACCCAATATCAGAATCTCACCCTCCCCGTCGGGATGCTCGACAACGACTTCCAGAACCCCGATCTGGATCGATTCGTCGAGCGGTTCTTCGAGTACGAGCCACAGGTCGGTGTCATCGGCGACATCTACGAACCTACTGACGTTGACGCCCACATCGCTGCTGCTCGTGAGATTCAGGACAGCTTTCCCGATGCCGAGGTCATCATCGTCCCGAAATCCCAAGCGGTGATTGACACGATCCCAGATGATATCATCCTCGGCTATTCGCGAGGGTACGCCGATCGCCTGGCGCACGAGTTCTCCGACCCAACCGATTGGAGAGGGCGGCGCGTCCACATCCTCGGTGGGAGTCCGCCCAAGCAGCTCGACGCCATTCGACAGCTGACCAGGCCGACACTCACCGACGAGCCACCAGCCGACATCGTCGGCCTCGATTGGAACGGGCTGCATCGCGGCGCGCAGTTCGGGGAGTTCTGGACGGCTGACGGCTGGGATGATAGCGGTCGTGACGCCTCCCACGTCACAGTTCGGAAGACGGTGCGACACAGTCTCGCCCGCATCAAGGCCTTCTGGCAGTCCCACGGCGTCTGGCCTGACTCAGCGCCACATAGCGACATCCTCGAAATCGAGTACGAGGGGCCGTCACCAACCGACCTCGATAGTGCTGCGTGTACCGAATGTGAAGCGAACGTCTGGACGACTCGGCGCGGTCCCTTCATCGCGGAGTATGATACCGGCGTGCTCTGTGGCTACTGCAGCTACGAGTGCTACTTCTCGCATCGCCATCGGAACAACCTCGAGGAGATCGCCGGCGAGCAGAGCGTGTACATTCCACCGGCGTGA
- the merA gene encoding mercury(II) reductase — MTHTSDYDLVILGGGAAAFAAITEASRRDLSTAMVNTGLPIGGTCVNVGCVPSKHLLAVAESGAAASENPFDAVRYPEEPTVDWADALDGTDDLVEGFRRENYVDVAEHFETDIYEGYGQLVDDTTIEVVDGADEGARITGEKALVATGSSPWAPPIDGLEEVDYYTSETILEERDLPESILMLGGGYIALEWGQILHRVGVDVTILQRSERVLSDMEGQLGREMQRAFDEEGIEILTDNDFRRVRRPAADGGAEAIQSGVAVETTVDGTERTVTGDALFVATGVQPNSEEISLETVGVETNPDGTIRVDEYFQTTNPDIYAAGDVIGEPELETVAAKEGNHAVKNAFGNEGVSIDYDAVPAVVFTSPEVAAVGTTELEYMDEHGTCSCRTVQMADVPRAKAVKNTDGLVQVVKHHETDEIVGVHMVGPRAADMIMEATLAVRFGLTVDDIIDTVHPFPTFSEAFKQACQAFRRDTSKMSCCIE, encoded by the coding sequence ATGACTCACACATCCGACTATGATCTCGTGATTCTCGGCGGTGGCGCCGCAGCTTTCGCCGCGATCACTGAAGCGAGCCGACGGGACCTCTCGACGGCGATGGTGAACACCGGCTTGCCCATCGGCGGAACCTGCGTGAACGTCGGCTGTGTCCCGAGTAAGCATCTGCTTGCCGTCGCCGAGAGCGGCGCTGCAGCGTCGGAGAATCCCTTCGACGCCGTTCGATACCCTGAGGAACCGACTGTCGACTGGGCCGACGCACTCGACGGGACCGACGACCTCGTCGAGGGATTCCGGCGGGAGAATTACGTCGATGTCGCCGAGCACTTCGAGACCGACATCTACGAGGGGTACGGCCAGCTGGTCGACGACACAACCATCGAGGTCGTCGACGGCGCCGACGAGGGCGCGCGCATTACTGGAGAGAAGGCGCTCGTCGCGACTGGCAGTTCACCGTGGGCGCCGCCCATCGACGGCCTCGAGGAGGTCGATTACTACACGAGCGAAACCATCCTCGAGGAGCGCGACCTCCCCGAGAGTATCCTAATGCTCGGTGGTGGGTACATCGCGCTGGAGTGGGGCCAGATCCTCCACCGTGTCGGCGTCGACGTGACGATTCTCCAGCGCTCCGAGCGCGTCCTCTCGGACATGGAAGGCCAACTTGGTCGCGAGATGCAGCGTGCATTCGATGAGGAAGGCATCGAGATACTCACCGATAACGACTTCCGGCGCGTCCGCAGGCCAGCAGCTGACGGCGGCGCCGAAGCGATCCAGTCGGGCGTCGCCGTCGAAACAACCGTCGACGGCACTGAGCGAACGGTCACCGGCGACGCGCTGTTCGTCGCGACCGGGGTCCAGCCCAACAGCGAGGAGATCAGTCTCGAAACGGTAGGGGTCGAAACGAACCCCGATGGAACGATTCGTGTCGACGAGTACTTCCAGACGACGAATCCCGACATCTACGCGGCGGGCGACGTGATCGGCGAGCCCGAACTGGAGACGGTCGCCGCCAAGGAGGGCAATCACGCCGTCAAGAATGCCTTCGGCAACGAGGGCGTCAGCATCGACTACGATGCAGTCCCCGCAGTCGTGTTCACCAGCCCCGAAGTCGCCGCCGTCGGGACGACCGAACTCGAGTATATGGACGAGCACGGCACCTGTTCGTGCCGGACCGTCCAGATGGCGGACGTGCCGCGGGCGAAAGCCGTGAAGAATACTGACGGCCTCGTCCAGGTCGTCAAACACCACGAGACCGACGAAATCGTCGGTGTCCACATGGTCGGGCCGCGTGCCGCCGACATGATTATGGAAGCCACGCTGGCTGTGAGGTTCGGACTGACCGTCGACGACATCATCGATACTGTCCACCCGTTCCCGACGTTCTCCGAGGCGTTCAAGCAGGCCTGTCAGGCGTTCCGTCGGGATACGTCCAAAATGAGCTGCTGTATCGAGTGA
- a CDS encoding DUF6166 domain-containing protein, producing the protein MEMNSTTDPRAVVQDASERWQASADCVEYVGMRVDGTPVVLNLTAHERLSPNRSLGLVRHSPAEFDWGYTGSGPAQLACVLLLDYTDNETVAQQHYIQFRNDVVSQLVCDGPADCWHLTGEDIEAALAEFEEYRALTPDGGAPSSSLPANWSAVSRTDRTVFQRRDIDHYVVRAKGSEEWLIILCAQGDRAYPAPLDHRTLPVENDPVSAVQALVAESNDLVEPEEAN; encoded by the coding sequence ATGGAGATGAATTCGACTACCGACCCACGAGCAGTCGTACAGGATGCGAGTGAGCGATGGCAGGCGAGTGCAGACTGCGTTGAGTACGTCGGAATGCGTGTCGACGGAACGCCAGTGGTCCTGAACCTCACCGCACACGAACGCCTCTCCCCAAATCGAAGTCTCGGTCTCGTGCGGCATAGCCCGGCGGAATTCGACTGGGGCTATACGGGAAGCGGACCGGCACAGCTCGCCTGTGTGCTCCTCCTCGATTACACCGACAACGAAACTGTCGCCCAGCAACACTACATCCAGTTCCGCAACGACGTGGTCAGTCAGCTGGTGTGTGATGGCCCGGCCGACTGCTGGCACCTCACCGGGGAGGATATCGAGGCGGCACTCGCCGAATTCGAAGAGTACCGAGCACTCACGCCAGATGGTGGGGCGCCGTCATCGTCACTGCCGGCGAATTGGAGTGCGGTGAGCCGGACAGATCGGACAGTCTTCCAACGTCGAGATATCGACCACTACGTCGTCCGCGCCAAAGGGAGCGAAGAGTGGTTGATCATACTTTGTGCGCAGGGGGACCGGGCGTATCCCGCCCCGCTTGACCATCGAACACTTCCGGTCGAGAACGACCCTGTCTCTGCCGTTCAGGCACTCGTCGCTGAGAGTAACGACCTCGTCGAGCCAGAGGAGGCCAACTGA
- a CDS encoding ArsR/SmtB family transcription factor, whose protein sequence is MALLESDVPIREVVTTDPEKAKALENDVRAKILDMLATDELTIEEIHDELHRRGEEKAETTVRHHVNVLKDAGMVEIARLEEAGGGTRKYYKSNTRVFSYELPEGADETLAGAQSTASEELTSLIETLYADHGTEIEAVAREMKPCEYCDTQHYEEFIVRELLNRALIELGESGTLEDVFSTDD, encoded by the coding sequence ATGGCGCTCCTCGAATCTGATGTGCCGATCCGCGAAGTCGTGACGACAGACCCGGAAAAAGCGAAGGCGCTGGAGAACGACGTCCGGGCGAAGATCCTCGATATGCTCGCGACCGATGAACTGACGATCGAGGAGATTCACGACGAACTGCATCGTCGCGGCGAGGAGAAGGCGGAAACAACGGTCCGCCACCACGTGAATGTCCTGAAGGACGCGGGGATGGTTGAGATCGCCCGTCTCGAGGAAGCTGGTGGGGGGACGCGGAAGTACTACAAGTCGAACACGCGAGTCTTCTCGTACGAGCTCCCGGAGGGTGCCGACGAAACCCTTGCAGGGGCGCAGTCCACCGCATCCGAGGAGCTGACATCCCTCATCGAGACGTTGTACGCGGACCACGGTACTGAGATCGAGGCGGTCGCCCGCGAGATGAAACCCTGTGAATACTGCGATACCCAGCACTACGAGGAGTTCATCGTTCGCGAACTTTTGAACCGTGCCCTCATCGAACTGGGCGAGAGCGGCACGCTCGAGGACGTGTTCTCGACCGACGACTGA
- a CDS encoding heavy metal translocating P-type ATPase, producing the protein MGTTHEQFNVGGMSCSFCAESIEKAYARTDGVEDVDVSLAHEEVLVQYDDDRLSEVAVKDTLRDLGYTIRDPDKAKRYEQQQAELTDGKRRLLIAGGASLVVAALMGWMILVMGRFESASLAMDLVTLGLALGTMFGPGRYIKQKAFQSLRRRIFNQHVLLEAGAFAGLLGGLLGLFVFPSFPTVHFFAVAVFITTYHILSEYTSLIVRTRASQAVQGLLDLQPDTARRVSDDGDVEEVPLDDLNVGDYVRVKPGENIPVDGMVVEGESTVDESVATGESIPEEKTVGDTVIGGSVNETGTLLIEVTATGEDAFLNQVAREIEEARAMKPGIIQLADRVLKYFVPGVLTIAALSFLFWVVAPLAWGADPNVQRGAFAALAVLVLGYPCALGMATPLALIRGGGKAANRGILMRSGDAFQIFPDVDHIVLDKTGTITVGEPAVSAVVGFNADEEDVLATAASAEAFSEHPLADAILEFADERDVEYADPDVFDSVTGKGVRAIVGSDDVLVGKPGWLSDEGIDLSKRSDDIERLQGRGLTVAGVVRHGDLLGLIGIGDEIKADAAETIRRIRDAGITPVMITGDNERTANAVAEEVSIDRVMADVLPDEKREEIGRLQEAGHRVAMVGDGINDAPALTQADIGIAIGAGTDIAIESADIVLMGDRLGGVMDAYEIGNESYRKTRQNLVTAFAFNGIGVAAATTGLVHPVFAMLAMVLSVSAVLANSFAGQLLSGEGVNTEFALKERTDGERGDGRVTAD; encoded by the coding sequence ATGGGAACGACACACGAACAATTCAACGTCGGGGGAATGTCCTGCTCGTTCTGTGCCGAGAGCATCGAGAAGGCCTACGCCCGGACCGACGGCGTCGAGGACGTCGACGTGAGTCTCGCCCACGAGGAGGTACTCGTCCAGTACGACGATGACCGCCTGAGCGAGGTGGCGGTGAAGGACACACTCCGGGACCTCGGCTACACCATCCGAGATCCGGACAAGGCAAAACGATACGAGCAGCAGCAGGCCGAACTCACCGACGGGAAGCGGCGTCTCCTCATCGCTGGCGGCGCATCTCTCGTTGTCGCAGCCCTGATGGGGTGGATGATTCTCGTAATGGGACGCTTCGAGTCGGCATCGCTCGCGATGGACCTGGTGACGCTGGGGCTAGCGCTCGGGACGATGTTCGGTCCCGGGCGCTACATCAAACAGAAGGCGTTCCAGAGCCTTCGTCGGAGGATCTTCAACCAGCACGTCCTCCTAGAAGCGGGCGCCTTCGCCGGGCTCCTCGGGGGGTTACTCGGCCTGTTTGTCTTCCCGAGCTTCCCGACCGTCCACTTCTTCGCCGTCGCCGTGTTCATCACCACCTACCACATCCTCTCGGAGTACACCAGCCTCATCGTCCGCACGCGGGCTTCCCAAGCCGTCCAAGGCCTTCTCGACCTCCAGCCCGACACGGCACGCCGCGTCAGTGATGACGGTGACGTCGAGGAAGTCCCCCTCGACGACCTCAACGTCGGCGACTACGTCCGGGTCAAGCCTGGCGAGAACATCCCCGTCGATGGGATGGTCGTCGAGGGAGAGTCCACGGTCGACGAGTCGGTTGCCACCGGTGAGTCCATCCCCGAGGAGAAAACGGTCGGCGACACGGTGATCGGTGGCAGCGTCAACGAGACCGGGACGCTGCTTATCGAGGTGACTGCAACCGGGGAGGACGCGTTCCTGAATCAGGTGGCACGCGAGATCGAGGAGGCGCGGGCGATGAAACCCGGCATTATCCAGCTCGCCGACCGCGTCCTCAAGTACTTCGTCCCAGGCGTCTTGACGATTGCCGCGCTCTCGTTCCTCTTCTGGGTGGTCGCACCGCTCGCGTGGGGGGCAGACCCCAATGTCCAGCGAGGGGCGTTCGCAGCGCTGGCGGTCCTCGTCCTCGGCTATCCGTGTGCGCTTGGGATGGCAACACCGCTCGCCCTGATTCGGGGTGGCGGGAAGGCAGCGAACCGTGGCATCTTGATGCGCTCCGGCGACGCCTTCCAGATTTTCCCCGACGTCGACCACATCGTGCTGGACAAGACCGGCACGATCACCGTCGGCGAACCCGCCGTCAGTGCGGTCGTCGGGTTCAACGCCGACGAGGAAGACGTACTCGCGACGGCGGCCAGCGCGGAGGCCTTCTCCGAACACCCGCTCGCCGATGCGATCCTCGAGTTCGCTGACGAGCGAGATGTCGAGTACGCGGATCCCGACGTCTTTGACTCGGTGACCGGCAAGGGCGTCCGAGCGATCGTCGGCAGCGACGACGTGTTGGTCGGGAAACCCGGATGGCTCAGCGATGAGGGGATTGACCTTTCGAAGAGGAGCGACGATATTGAGCGACTTCAGGGCCGCGGCCTCACCGTTGCCGGAGTTGTTCGTCACGGTGACCTACTCGGCCTGATCGGCATCGGTGACGAAATCAAAGCAGACGCCGCCGAGACCATCCGGCGGATTCGCGACGCCGGCATTACGCCCGTGATGATCACCGGGGACAACGAGCGCACCGCGAACGCGGTCGCCGAGGAGGTCAGTATCGACCGCGTCATGGCCGACGTGTTGCCCGACGAGAAACGCGAGGAGATCGGTCGCCTGCAGGAAGCCGGCCACCGCGTGGCGATGGTCGGCGACGGCATCAACGACGCGCCGGCACTCACACAGGCGGACATCGGCATCGCCATCGGCGCCGGGACCGACATCGCCATCGAATCGGCGGACATCGTCCTGATGGGTGACCGGCTCGGCGGCGTGATGGACGCCTATGAGATCGGGAACGAGAGCTATCGAAAGACTCGCCAGAATCTCGTGACGGCCTTTGCGTTCAACGGCATCGGCGTCGCCGCCGCGACCACGGGGCTCGTTCACCCGGTGTTCGCGATGCTTGCGATGGTGTTGTCCGTCTCGGCCGTCCTCGCCAACAGCTTCGCTGGTCAGCTCCTCTCCGGTGAGGGTGTCAACACCGAATTCGCTCTCAAAGAACGCACCGACGGCGAGCGTGGAGACGGCCGAGTGACAGCCGATTAA
- a CDS encoding winged helix-turn-helix transcriptional regulator, with translation MADTTSPAPTCDVEGTCYCPLTGVIDTLSRKYAMQLVSIIGAHDSLRFAEIEAHLPTASTSTISKRLDEFEEAGIVSRTQYNEIPPRVEYALTDEGDEIRSRLEPLLEWATANS, from the coding sequence ATGGCAGATACTACTTCACCGGCGCCAACGTGCGATGTTGAGGGGACGTGCTATTGTCCGCTCACAGGAGTTATCGACACGTTGAGCCGAAAATACGCGATGCAACTCGTCAGTATCATCGGCGCACACGATTCGCTGCGGTTCGCGGAGATCGAGGCGCACCTCCCTACAGCGAGCACGTCGACAATCTCGAAACGCCTCGACGAATTCGAGGAGGCAGGGATCGTCTCACGGACGCAGTACAACGAAATTCCGCCACGCGTCGAATACGCGCTAACTGACGAAGGGGATGAGATTCGTTCGAGATTAGAACCCCTTCTTGAGTGGGCGACGGCGAACTCCTGA
- a CDS encoding DUF6166 domain-containing protein: MSRPSDTHSIEQTRPASDCDIAYVGYRQSGQAIVEKRPGQERLTPERSLALVNHSPSGFEWGYGGSGPAQLALALLLDYTGDEAFALDHYQEFKTEVVSQLDCAGSAGSWRLTGPEIDAVLHETPGEPAAPSI; the protein is encoded by the coding sequence ATGAGTAGACCTAGCGACACACACTCGATTGAACAGACACGCCCAGCGAGCGACTGCGACATCGCCTACGTCGGATATCGGCAGAGCGGGCAGGCTATCGTTGAGAAACGTCCCGGCCAAGAACGGCTCACACCAGAGCGGAGTCTCGCGCTGGTGAATCACAGTCCCTCGGGATTCGAATGGGGATATGGTGGTAGTGGTCCGGCACAACTCGCGCTCGCACTCCTCCTCGACTACACGGGAGACGAGGCGTTCGCCCTCGACCACTACCAGGAGTTCAAAACCGAGGTCGTGAGCCAACTGGACTGTGCTGGGTCTGCTGGAAGCTGGCGACTCACCGGGCCCGAGATCGACGCAGTCCTTCACGAAACACCCGGCGAGCCAGCCGCACCGTCCATCTAA
- a CDS encoding peroxiredoxin, with amino-acid sequence MINEGASAPSFTLPGLRDGEQTEYSLDETTADDRAALLVFYPFDFSPVCTNELCAIRDAEWFQLTPALDVWAISGDSVYAHRAFAEEYGINFPLLSDSSGRVAESYDVCYDEWENHERVPQRAVFLIDSEQTIRYAWATEDALEKPDFFPVKDALDTLEAERDEFGPDDVELVVEYNEEPEPLT; translated from the coding sequence ATGATAAACGAGGGAGCGTCTGCACCGTCATTCACTCTTCCAGGTCTCCGTGACGGAGAACAAACCGAGTACAGCTTGGATGAGACAACTGCGGATGATCGGGCTGCGTTGCTAGTTTTTTACCCATTTGATTTCAGTCCTGTTTGTACAAACGAACTGTGTGCGATCCGCGATGCAGAGTGGTTTCAGCTGACGCCGGCGCTCGATGTCTGGGCAATTTCTGGGGACAGCGTCTACGCCCACCGAGCATTCGCCGAGGAATACGGCATCAATTTCCCGTTACTTAGTGATAGTTCCGGGCGGGTTGCCGAGTCATATGATGTCTGTTATGACGAATGGGAGAACCACGAGCGCGTTCCACAGCGTGCCGTGTTCCTCATCGATTCGGAGCAAACGATTCGATACGCTTGGGCCACAGAAGATGCACTCGAGAAGCCGGATTTCTTCCCGGTTAAAGACGCTCTTGATACGCTGGAAGCGGAACGCGATGAATTCGGTCCTGATGATGTCGAATTAGTCGTCGAATATAACGAGGAACCGGAACCGCTCACGTAA
- a CDS encoding DUF7568 family protein → MSRITNWKRESRTPTLAYRNTETGARAVLHRAPGSYRYKWRGVILVDGYPVWSRGYETKDAKSFRDDLRKRPAPELSCPECPNSDVAIGGKTADGAKVQRWFECRSCGYEASSRIVYGAER, encoded by the coding sequence ATGTCCCGGATCACAAATTGGAAGCGCGAGAGCCGCACGCCCACACTCGCATACCGGAATACGGAGACCGGCGCTCGGGCTGTCTTACACCGAGCCCCGGGCTCGTACCGCTACAAGTGGCGTGGCGTAATCCTCGTCGACGGCTACCCGGTGTGGTCGCGGGGGTACGAGACGAAGGATGCGAAATCGTTCCGTGACGATCTCCGGAAACGGCCAGCGCCCGAACTGAGTTGTCCCGAGTGTCCGAACAGCGATGTAGCAATCGGTGGGAAAACGGCTGACGGCGCGAAGGTTCAGCGCTGGTTCGAGTGTCGGAGCTGTGGGTACGAAGCATCCTCGAGAATCGTGTACGGCGCCGAGCGCTGA
- a CDS encoding DUF7389 domain-containing protein translates to MSEHTQPSRTDGESAESSEQTTRTEYVERSDVGVSLTIKLKRGTGTRDQDEVIAKAKGKTLEDAREDMETLREYIHDLAEDARQIQPEEDG, encoded by the coding sequence ATGTCAGAACATACCCAACCATCTCGTACGGATGGCGAATCGGCTGAATCGAGCGAACAGACGACACGAACGGAGTACGTCGAACGCAGTGACGTCGGCGTCTCCCTCACCATAAAGCTCAAGCGTGGAACCGGTACCAGAGATCAGGACGAGGTAATCGCGAAAGCGAAAGGCAAGACCCTCGAAGACGCTCGCGAGGACATGGAAACCCTCAGAGAATACATCCACGATCTCGCAGAGGACGCTCGCCAAATCCAACCCGAAGAAGACGGGTAA
- a CDS encoding DUF7567 family protein yields MSLEVIDRHREALFEFLWCPVCGHEIFSHIPFEGVFCKNCNTQVILRESREDRGYEEAVLACFDTDSTWNLHVDEKLRRDLPDGSARVKILGAPGAYKVDWWSPAPGDDWQPVERGEFDDVDEPADISHLA; encoded by the coding sequence ATGAGTCTGGAAGTCATCGACCGCCACAGAGAAGCACTATTCGAGTTCCTCTGGTGTCCCGTCTGCGGGCACGAGATATTCAGTCACATTCCCTTCGAGGGAGTGTTCTGCAAGAACTGCAACACGCAGGTCATCCTCCGGGAATCCAGAGAAGACCGTGGCTACGAGGAGGCCGTACTCGCGTGCTTCGACACCGACTCGACGTGGAACCTTCACGTCGACGAGAAGCTCCGTCGTGATCTGCCTGACGGCTCGGCACGGGTGAAGATCCTCGGCGCACCAGGTGCCTACAAGGTCGACTGGTGGAGTCCAGCACCCGGTGATGACTGGCAGCCGGTCGAACGAGGCGAGTTCGACGATGTCGACGAACCAGCCGATATCTCCCATCTCGCGTAG